A section of the Streptomyces sp. SLBN-118 genome encodes:
- a CDS encoding aminotransferase class V-fold PLP-dependent enzyme, whose protein sequence is MSARPNAAVTAASSASSAASAVFDSSACPVSDSSARSGSADPACAAPLPVLGRDVTVPLVTGGEVTYAALDYAASAPALQRVWDDVAAYAPYYGSVHRGAGYLSQLSTDLFENSRVAVAEFLDCRPGDQVVFTRSTTDSLNLLASVLPADCEVFVFETEHHASLLPWRSSRVTCLSAPRTPAEAVRTLEHALAARDPYGPALVCVTGASNVTGELWPVKELAAAAHAHGARIVLDAAQLAPHHPVSVQDLDVDWVAFSGHKLYAPFGSGVLAGRADWLQEAEPYLAGGGASRKVARRADGGVDVDWHTTAARHEAGSPNVIGVYSIASACKALTEAGFDRLVAREQQLVATVRAGLAEVPEVKVLSLFGDEAPRVGVISFVVEGWNSSHFAAALSAEYGIGVRDGLFCAHPLLRTLLGTDPQDPGECGAPEAEPGRPSLNAIRVSFGAGTPDEHVERFVRAVRELVTDGAKWTYRTEDGRCVPAV, encoded by the coding sequence ATGTCCGCACGCCCGAACGCCGCTGTCACCGCCGCGTCTTCTGCCTCCTCCGCCGCGTCCGCCGTCTTCGACTCCTCCGCCTGCCCCGTCTCCGACTCCTCCGCCCGCTCCGGGTCCGCGGACCCCGCCTGTGCGGCGCCGCTGCCGGTGCTCGGCCGCGATGTGACCGTCCCGCTCGTGACCGGCGGCGAGGTCACCTACGCCGCCCTCGACTACGCGGCCAGCGCCCCTGCCCTGCAGCGGGTGTGGGACGACGTCGCCGCGTACGCGCCCTACTACGGCAGCGTCCACCGCGGCGCCGGGTACCTCTCGCAGCTGTCCACCGACCTCTTCGAGAACAGCCGTGTCGCGGTCGCCGAGTTCCTCGACTGCCGCCCGGGCGACCAGGTCGTCTTCACCCGGTCGACCACGGACTCCCTCAATCTGCTGGCGTCCGTGCTCCCCGCGGACTGCGAGGTCTTCGTCTTCGAGACCGAACACCATGCCTCGCTGCTGCCCTGGAGGTCCTCCCGGGTGACCTGTCTCAGCGCCCCGCGCACCCCGGCCGAGGCGGTCCGCACGCTGGAGCACGCGCTCGCCGCCCGCGACCCGTACGGCCCCGCGCTGGTCTGCGTGACAGGCGCGTCGAACGTCACCGGTGAACTGTGGCCGGTCAAGGAGTTGGCGGCCGCGGCGCACGCGCACGGCGCGCGGATCGTCCTGGACGCGGCTCAGCTCGCCCCGCACCACCCGGTCTCCGTGCAGGACCTGGACGTCGACTGGGTTGCCTTCTCCGGGCACAAGCTGTACGCCCCGTTCGGCTCGGGTGTGCTCGCGGGCCGTGCGGACTGGCTGCAGGAGGCAGAGCCGTACCTCGCGGGCGGCGGTGCCTCGCGCAAGGTGGCCCGCCGCGCGGACGGCGGCGTGGACGTCGACTGGCACACAACGGCGGCCCGCCACGAGGCCGGCTCGCCGAACGTCATCGGGGTCTACTCCATCGCCTCCGCCTGCAAGGCGCTCACCGAGGCCGGTTTCGACCGGCTCGTCGCGCGGGAGCAGCAGCTTGTGGCGACGGTGCGCGCGGGTCTCGCGGAGGTCCCGGAGGTGAAGGTCCTCTCGCTCTTCGGCGACGAGGCCCCACGCGTCGGCGTCATCTCGTTCGTGGTCGAGGGCTGGAACAGCTCGCACTTCGCCGCGGCGCTCTCGGCGGAGTACGGCATCGGCGTCCGGGACGGCCTGTTCTGCGCCCATCCGCTTCTGCGCACCCTGCTCGGCACCGACCCGCAGGACCCGGGCGAGTGCGGCGCCCCGGAGGCCGAGCCGGGCCGGCCCTCGCTCAACGCGATCCGGGTCAGCTTCGGGGCGGGTACGCCGGACGAGCACGTGGAGCGCTTTGTACGGGCGGTCAGGGAACTGGTCACGGACGGCGCGAAGTGGACCTACCGCACGGAGGACGGCCGCTGCGTCCCGGCGGTCTGA
- the trpD gene encoding anthranilate phosphoribosyltransferase: MNVVTPVGGDSVAAHSWPGVLEALLSNRDQSADATAWAMDRILSGEATNAQIAGFAVALRAKGETVEEIAGLVRTMYAHANLIEVPGPSVDIVGTGGDGAKTVNISTMSAIVVAGTGAKVVKHGNRAASSASGASDVLEKLGVNLELTPQRVAQVAEEAGITFCFAVKFHPALRHVAAARKELGIRTTFNFLGPLTNPARVKAQATGVADARMAPIMAGVLAERGSSALVFRGDDGLDELTTTATSRVWVVRDGTVREEAFDPRDIGIDLVPVEALRGADASFNADVARRLLSGETGPVRDAVLLNAAAALVALAPGEGPLAGQISAGMAKAAESIDSGAAKAALKRWVAASNA, encoded by the coding sequence ATGAACGTTGTGACCCCGGTTGGCGGCGACAGCGTGGCGGCCCACTCCTGGCCGGGCGTGCTGGAGGCACTCCTCAGCAACCGCGACCAGAGCGCCGACGCCACCGCATGGGCCATGGACCGCATCCTCAGCGGCGAGGCGACGAACGCCCAGATCGCCGGCTTCGCGGTGGCCCTGCGGGCCAAGGGCGAGACGGTCGAGGAGATCGCCGGTCTCGTACGGACCATGTACGCGCACGCGAACCTGATCGAGGTGCCCGGGCCCAGCGTCGACATCGTCGGCACGGGCGGCGACGGCGCCAAGACCGTGAACATCTCCACCATGTCCGCGATCGTGGTCGCCGGGACGGGCGCGAAGGTCGTCAAGCACGGCAACCGCGCCGCGTCCTCGGCGAGCGGCGCCTCCGACGTACTGGAGAAGCTCGGGGTCAATCTGGAACTGACTCCGCAGCGGGTCGCCCAGGTCGCCGAGGAGGCGGGGATCACCTTCTGCTTCGCGGTGAAGTTCCACCCGGCGCTCAGGCATGTGGCGGCCGCGCGCAAGGAGCTGGGCATCCGTACCACGTTCAACTTCCTGGGCCCGCTCACCAACCCGGCCAGGGTCAAGGCCCAGGCCACCGGTGTCGCGGACGCCCGGATGGCGCCGATCATGGCCGGGGTGCTGGCCGAGCGCGGATCCTCGGCGCTGGTCTTCCGGGGCGACGACGGGCTGGACGAGCTGACGACGACGGCCACGTCGCGCGTGTGGGTGGTGCGGGACGGGACGGTGCGCGAGGAGGCCTTCGACCCGCGGGACATCGGCATCGACCTGGTGCCCGTGGAGGCCCTGCGGGGCGCGGACGCCTCGTTCAACGCGGATGTCGCGCGACGGCTGCTGAGCGGTGAGACCGGGCCCGTACGGGACGCGGTGCTGCTGAACGCGGCCGCGGCGCTCGTCGCTCTCGCGCCTGGGGAGGGGCCGCTCGCCGGGCAGATCTCGGCGGGGATGGCCAAGGCGGCGGAGTCGATCGACTCGGGCGCGGCGAAGGCGGCGCTCAAGCGGTGGGTGGCCGCGAGCAACGCGTAG